One window from the genome of Enterococcus haemoperoxidus ATCC BAA-382 encodes:
- the gap gene encoding type I glyceraldehyde-3-phosphate dehydrogenase: MTVKVGINGFGRIGRLAFRRIQDVAGIEVVAINDLTDAKMLAHLLKYDTTQGRFNGTVEVHDGSFNVNGKEVKVLANRNPEELPWGELGVDIVLECTGFFTSKEKAELHLKAGAKRVVISAPGGNDVPTIVYNTNHDILTGKETVISGASCTTNCLAPMAKALQDNFGVVEGLMTTIHAYTGDQMTLDGPHPGGDFRRARAAAENIVPNTTGAAKAIGLVIPELNGKLDGAAQRVPVATGSLTELVTVLDKNVTVEEVNEVMAKAANESYGYNEDQIVSSDIVGMTFGSLFDATQTKVMTVGDKQLVKTVAWYDNEMSYTAQLVRTLEYFANL, encoded by the coding sequence ATGACAGTTAAAGTAGGTATTAATGGATTTGGACGTATCGGACGCTTAGCATTCCGTCGTATCCAAGATGTAGCAGGAATCGAAGTAGTAGCAATCAACGATTTAACAGATGCTAAAATGTTGGCTCACTTGTTAAAATATGACACAACTCAAGGACGTTTCAACGGAACTGTTGAAGTTCATGATGGATCTTTCAACGTTAACGGTAAAGAAGTTAAAGTTCTTGCTAACCGCAACCCAGAAGAATTACCATGGGGCGAATTAGGCGTAGATATCGTTCTTGAATGTACTGGATTCTTTACTTCAAAAGAAAAAGCTGAATTACACTTAAAAGCTGGTGCTAAACGTGTTGTTATCTCTGCTCCAGGCGGAAATGACGTACCAACAATCGTTTACAACACTAACCACGATATCTTAACAGGTAAAGAAACAGTTATCTCAGGTGCTTCATGTACGACTAACTGTTTAGCTCCTATGGCTAAAGCTTTACAAGATAACTTTGGTGTTGTTGAAGGTCTTATGACTACAATCCACGCTTACACAGGTGACCAAATGACTCTTGATGGACCACACCCTGGTGGAGACTTCCGTCGTGCACGTGCTGCAGCAGAAAACATCGTACCTAACACTACTGGTGCTGCTAAAGCAATCGGTCTAGTTATCCCTGAATTAAATGGTAAATTAGACGGAGCTGCTCAACGTGTTCCTGTAGCAACTGGTTCATTAACTGAATTAGTAACAGTTCTTGACAAAAACGTAACAGTTGAAGAAGTAAACGAAGTGATGGCTAAAGCAGCTAACGAATCTTACGGATACAACGAAGATCAAATCGTATCTTCTGATATCGTAGGTATGACTTTCGGTTCATTATTCGATGCTACTCAAACTAAAGTAATGACTGTTGGCGACAAACAATTAGTGAAAACTGTTGCTTGGTACGACAACGAAATG